From the Quercus lobata isolate SW786 chromosome 6, ValleyOak3.0 Primary Assembly, whole genome shotgun sequence genome, one window contains:
- the LOC115994923 gene encoding NADH dehydrogenase [ubiquinone] 1 alpha subcomplex subunit 13-B, giving the protein MTEAQIRKKPGMASVRDMPVLQDGPPPGGFAPVRYARRISSNGPSAMAIFLVAVGAWSWGMYRLGQGNKIRRGLKEEKYAARTAILPLIQAEEDERFVKEWKKYLEYEAEVMKDVPGWKVGENVYHSGRWMPPSTGELRSEVW; this is encoded by the exons atgaccgaagCACAGATAAGGAAGAAGCCAGGGATGGCGAGCGTGAGGGACATGCCTGTCCTCCAAGACGGACCCCCACCGGGCGGGTTCGCTCCGGTCCGATACGCCCGTCGGATCTCCAGCAATGGTCCCAGCGCCATGGCTATCTTCCTCGTCGCCGTCGGTGCTTGGTCCTGGGGCATGTACCGGCTCGGCCAGGGCAACAAGATCCGAAG GggacttaaagaagaaaaatatgctGCTCGGACAGCCATACTGCCTCTTATTCAAGCTGAGGAAGACGAAAG ATTTGTCAAAGAGTGGAAGAAGTATCTTGAGTATGAGGCAGAAGTAATGAAAGATGTGCCTGGTTGGAAAGTTGGTGAAAATGTGTACCACTCTGGGAGATGGATGCCCCCATCAACAGGCGAGCTCCgttctgaggtctggtga